From a region of the Mucilaginibacter auburnensis genome:
- a CDS encoding aryl-sulfate sulfotransferase — protein sequence MVKKLSKTYRLSLGLALIIAAKGARSQSVFPTGVTIYNPAKAYNSFILHSSPDNKSHLIDMNGNEVKSWSHIGFPSEIIDPKNNGEKKGSILLQLENGSGIYGGIFDNKVVGEQDWNGNTVWQWGKKAPGGEARQNHDLHRLENGNTLLISFVDHIVPGVSKQPIGDQTIYEVNKNGDIVWSWNTGEHIDEFGISPLGRELLRNVYAEGRKGHGFLTINDMQPIGPNKWFDSGDTRFHPDNIVIDSREASFIAIIEKKTGKIVWRLGPDFDAKENDSKGSNFGNSVNLRPSLSTNVPRPVDRFSGQHDAHIISKGLPGAGNLLVFDNQGPSGYPQTNLPVQLGSRVLEIDPVKKEIVWQYTALNSNQPVWNFYSSFISSARRLPNGNTLIDEGMNGRIFQVTPAGEIVWEYINPFFKESTLSGTQIINTNWVFRAQPVPYNWVPDGTPHSEKALEAIDISKFKVIQGNQTLKKD from the coding sequence ATGGTAAAAAAACTTTCAAAAACATACAGATTATCGTTAGGTCTCGCGCTGATTATTGCAGCAAAGGGAGCACGTTCACAATCCGTCTTTCCAACTGGCGTAACAATTTATAATCCTGCAAAAGCTTATAATAGCTTTATTTTGCATTCATCTCCAGATAATAAATCACATCTGATAGATATGAATGGTAATGAAGTGAAAAGCTGGTCGCATATTGGTTTTCCATCTGAGATTATTGATCCAAAAAACAATGGAGAAAAAAAAGGAAGTATTCTCCTTCAGCTCGAAAATGGATCGGGAATTTATGGAGGAATCTTTGATAACAAGGTGGTGGGAGAGCAAGATTGGAATGGCAATACCGTATGGCAATGGGGCAAAAAAGCACCAGGGGGAGAAGCCCGGCAAAACCATGATTTACATCGCCTGGAAAACGGAAACACGCTATTAATAAGTTTTGTAGATCATATAGTGCCTGGCGTTAGTAAACAACCAATTGGAGACCAGACAATTTACGAAGTAAATAAAAATGGAGACATTGTCTGGAGCTGGAACACTGGGGAACATATTGATGAATTTGGTATTTCTCCTTTAGGAAGGGAATTGCTTAGAAATGTTTATGCTGAGGGAAGAAAAGGACATGGATTTCTAACTATTAATGACATGCAGCCAATTGGACCTAATAAATGGTTTGATTCCGGCGATACAAGGTTTCATCCGGACAACATTGTAATTGATTCCAGGGAAGCTAGTTTCATTGCTATTATTGAGAAAAAAACGGGTAAAATAGTCTGGCGTTTAGGGCCGGATTTCGACGCTAAGGAAAATGATTCGAAAGGGTCAAACTTTGGAAATTCGGTTAATCTACGTCCTAGTCTATCAACAAACGTTCCACGTCCGGTTGATCGATTTAGCGGACAACATGATGCTCATATTATCTCAAAAGGACTGCCAGGAGCCGGCAATCTACTGGTTTTTGACAATCAAGGGCCTTCGGGTTATCCGCAAACTAATTTACCTGTTCAGTTGGGTTCCAGGGTATTGGAAATTGATCCGGTTAAAAAAGAAATCGTTTGGCAGTACACAGCTTTAAATTCAAATCAGCCTGTATGGAATTTTTATAGTTCGTTCATATCTAGCGCACGCCGTTTGCCAAACGGAAATACATTGATTGATGAAGGAATGAATGGAAGAATTTTTCAGGTCACACCGGCGGGTGAAATAGTTTGGGAATACATCAATCCATTTTTTAAGGAAAGTACGCTTTCAGGGACACAAATTATCAATACTAATTGGGTGTTCAGAGCGCAACCTGTTCCTTATAATTGGGTTCCTGATGGAACTCCGCATTCGGAAAAAGCTTTGGAAGCAATCGACATTTCCAAATTCAAAGTGATTCAAGGAAATCAAACATTAAAGAAAGACTAA
- a CDS encoding formylglycine-generating enzyme family protein, with protein MKKVYFLSGLALLLLVSVALLSAKKPLAPSTEKKVVTIVKESKKVAVCCSSNVPQRFPALEGPAELNLKAATVVPEGMVLIKGGTYSMGGDNKEAAEDEYPKHKVRVKSFLMDATEVSNNDFAKFVKATGYLTIAERKPDWNELKKQLPPGTPKPDDKLLVPASLVFIKPAGDVPLNDYSQWWSWTNGADWKHPHGPGSSIEGKGNYPVVHIAWLDAIAYCKWAGKRLPTEAEWEWAARGGLSNNIYPWGNEPIDQNGVKANTWQGKFPSNNTLRDKFFYSAPVTSFKPNGYGLYNMAGNVWEWCADYYASDYYKNASATSALVDPHGPAKSYDPQEPYAKKRVIRGGSFLCNDSYCSGYRVSRRMKSTEDSGMEHLGFRCVKDI; from the coding sequence ATGAAAAAAGTTTATTTCCTATCCGGCTTAGCATTACTGTTATTGGTAAGTGTAGCCTTGTTATCGGCCAAAAAGCCATTGGCGCCTTCAACTGAAAAAAAGGTGGTCACAATAGTTAAAGAAAGCAAAAAGGTAGCTGTGTGCTGTTCATCTAACGTTCCGCAACGCTTTCCTGCTTTAGAGGGGCCGGCGGAGCTAAATTTAAAAGCAGCCACAGTCGTCCCGGAAGGTATGGTGTTGATCAAGGGTGGCACTTATAGCATGGGTGGAGATAACAAGGAAGCAGCAGAAGACGAATACCCCAAGCACAAAGTAAGGGTTAAAAGTTTTTTGATGGATGCCACAGAAGTAAGTAACAACGACTTTGCAAAATTTGTGAAAGCAACAGGGTACCTGACTATAGCTGAGCGTAAGCCGGATTGGAATGAACTTAAAAAACAACTGCCTCCGGGCACGCCCAAGCCCGATGATAAGTTATTGGTACCGGCATCGCTGGTATTTATAAAACCGGCTGGTGACGTACCACTGAATGACTATAGCCAATGGTGGAGCTGGACAAACGGAGCCGACTGGAAACATCCGCACGGTCCCGGAAGCAGCATCGAGGGTAAAGGCAATTATCCTGTGGTACATATTGCATGGTTGGATGCTATTGCATACTGCAAATGGGCGGGTAAACGCTTGCCCACCGAAGCCGAATGGGAATGGGCGGCCCGCGGAGGTTTGAGCAACAATATCTACCCGTGGGGGAATGAGCCCATTGATCAGAACGGCGTAAAAGCCAATACCTGGCAGGGAAAGTTTCCGTCAAATAACACATTGCGGGACAAGTTCTTCTACAGCGCTCCGGTCACCTCGTTTAAACCAAACGGGTACGGACTATACAATATGGCAGGAAACGTTTGGGAATGGTGTGCTGACTATTACGCCAGCGATTATTATAAAAATGCTAGTGCCACCTCCGCTTTGGTTGATCCGCACGGCCCGGCTAAAAGTTATGACCCGCAGGAACCCTACGCGAAAAAAAGGGTAATAAGAGGCGGATCATTTTTATGCAACGACAGCTATTGCTCTGGTTACCGGGTATCACGACGAATGAAAAGCACCGAGGATAGCGGCATGGAGCATTTAGGATTCAGGTGTGTTAAGGATATTTAG
- a CDS encoding arylsulfatase — MKKAILIITLLFSGSLFAQKAEKPNIILILADDLGYSDLGAYGSEIKTPNLDRLAAEGLRLREFYNNSICAPTRASLITGQYQHKAGVGYFSNDLGLPAYQGFINNQSLTFAEVLKGAGYTTLMAGKWHVSGKNQSQPWQRGFDHSLLSENGSYFDQGDYGSDEKKYYYEDGKPYKLEPGSFYVTDVITEHAVKYLKDQNSEKKPFFMYLAYTAPHWPLHALPEDIAKYKGKYDIGWDELRKQRFAKQKELGIVPKDATLSTKNADIYDWSKLSYDQRKQWATKMEVFAAMVDRMDQGIGKVLDQLKQTGQDKNTLIIFISDNGAPAEDWVKWHNGATRNTGPVGTIGSYESQGKNWSYASNTPFQAFKDYVYEGGISSPFIAWYPNKIKAGSISKGTGHIIDLAPTFYELAGAKYPAKYNNANTFPLPGKSLVPVLLGNDTEVKRGEPLFWERAGNRAVRDGKWKLVSHYPSYTWELYDLEADRGETTDVARTHHEEVSRLSTAYFEWTKRVGAVDFSTIEDREPQTMKDYRKSKVQDPVSTGGGGLQ, encoded by the coding sequence ATGAAAAAAGCAATATTAATCATCACACTGTTGTTTAGCGGCAGCCTGTTTGCTCAAAAGGCGGAAAAGCCGAACATTATACTCATCCTCGCTGATGATCTGGGCTACTCAGACCTCGGCGCTTATGGTTCAGAAATTAAAACTCCTAACCTGGATAGACTCGCAGCAGAGGGATTGCGGCTGAGAGAGTTTTATAATAATTCTATTTGCGCGCCAACCCGGGCGTCGCTCATTACCGGTCAATATCAACACAAGGCGGGCGTAGGTTATTTCTCAAATGACTTGGGTTTACCCGCTTACCAGGGCTTTATCAATAATCAATCACTGACGTTTGCGGAAGTACTTAAAGGGGCGGGCTATACAACCCTTATGGCGGGCAAATGGCATGTTAGTGGTAAAAATCAAAGCCAGCCATGGCAGCGGGGTTTTGACCACTCCCTGTTATCAGAAAACGGAAGTTATTTTGATCAGGGCGATTACGGAAGCGATGAGAAGAAATATTATTATGAGGACGGCAAACCCTATAAGCTGGAACCCGGCTCCTTTTATGTTACTGACGTAATAACTGAACATGCGGTTAAGTATTTAAAGGATCAAAACAGTGAAAAAAAGCCCTTCTTTATGTATCTGGCTTATACGGCACCGCACTGGCCGCTTCACGCATTGCCCGAGGACATAGCTAAATATAAAGGCAAATATGATATCGGGTGGGACGAACTGCGCAAACAGCGTTTTGCAAAACAAAAAGAACTGGGCATTGTGCCTAAGGATGCCACCTTATCTACAAAAAACGCTGATATATACGATTGGAGCAAATTATCGTACGATCAGCGTAAACAATGGGCTACAAAAATGGAAGTGTTTGCCGCTATGGTTGACCGCATGGATCAGGGCATAGGCAAAGTACTTGATCAGCTAAAACAGACAGGCCAGGACAAAAACACTCTGATCATATTTATATCAGACAATGGCGCACCAGCCGAAGACTGGGTTAAATGGCATAACGGTGCAACCCGCAATACCGGCCCGGTAGGCACTATTGGTTCCTATGAGTCGCAAGGCAAAAACTGGTCGTATGCATCTAATACACCTTTCCAGGCCTTTAAAGACTATGTATACGAAGGAGGTATCAGTTCTCCATTTATTGCCTGGTATCCAAATAAAATAAAGGCGGGAAGCATTAGTAAGGGTACAGGTCATATTATAGACCTTGCACCAACTTTTTATGAACTGGCAGGTGCAAAGTACCCTGCAAAATATAATAATGCAAATACCTTCCCTCTTCCGGGCAAAAGCCTGGTGCCTGTGTTGTTGGGTAATGATACGGAGGTTAAGCGTGGCGAGCCTTTATTTTGGGAGCGAGCCGGTAACCGTGCCGTAAGAGACGGAAAATGGAAACTCGTTTCACATTATCCGTCATACACATGGGAGTTATACGACCTGGAGGCCGATCGCGGTGAAACCACTGACGTAGCCAGAACTCACCATGAGGAAGTGAGCCGTTTATCAACGGCATATTTTGAATGGACAAAACGTGTGGGCGCGGTAGACTTCAGTACCATCGAAGATCGCGAACCCCAAACCATGAAAGATTACAGAAAAAGTAAAGTTCAGGACCCCGTTTCTACCGGAGGTGGCGGCCTGCAATAA
- a CDS encoding arylsulfatase, whose amino-acid sequence MMKLHFLKKRLPLLGALLLGTTLAMAQKTQKPNIVLILVDDLGFSDIGPYGATELQTPNLDRLASEGLRLKEFYNNSICAPTRASLLTGQYQHKAGVGYFNNNLGLAAYQGFLNRESLTLAEVLKSGGYSTIMAGKWHVGDDKNQWPNQRGFDKFFGFIGGASNYYEIGKEDNPTAPLIKNNQPYYLQPGKYLTDEITNNALEFLDEQNNEKKPFFLYLAFNAPHWPLQALPADIDKYKGKYNMGWDSLRQLRYQAAIKKGLINPSQKISKHDDQVKPWNTLTYDEQQYWQLRQEVFAAMIDHVDQSIGRLNAKLKELGKDQNTLIIFISDNGAQGGNGLRLYTQRTTGPVGTAGSYETQNSNWSQTGNSPHRAYKDSPYEGGISAPFIAWYPKLIQPNTIKQGTAHLIDLAPTFYELAGVAYPQQYNGVKSNALAGKSLVSLLAGKTEQVQRGEPLFWERAGKQAVRDGKWKLILPAGTNPKYELYDLETDRGENNDLAAAHPDIVAKLKAAYRDWAAKNDVVDYNILRQQPVTAPSTDARPGRRNNN is encoded by the coding sequence ATGATGAAATTACATTTTCTTAAAAAAAGACTGCCGCTTTTGGGTGCACTGCTGCTTGGCACCACCCTGGCCATGGCGCAGAAGACCCAAAAACCTAACATCGTTTTGATATTGGTAGACGACCTTGGTTTTTCAGACATTGGGCCATATGGAGCTACAGAGTTGCAAACACCTAACCTCGACCGCCTTGCATCAGAAGGTTTAAGGTTAAAAGAATTTTACAACAACTCCATTTGCGCACCTACCCGTGCCTCGCTTTTAACCGGGCAATACCAGCATAAAGCCGGTGTAGGATATTTTAATAATAACCTGGGCCTGGCGGCGTATCAGGGCTTCCTTAACCGAGAATCATTAACACTTGCTGAAGTACTAAAAAGTGGCGGCTACTCGACCATTATGGCGGGTAAATGGCATGTTGGCGATGACAAGAATCAATGGCCCAACCAACGTGGCTTTGATAAATTCTTTGGTTTTATAGGTGGCGCAAGCAATTATTATGAGATAGGTAAGGAAGATAATCCTACCGCGCCGTTGATCAAAAATAATCAGCCTTACTACCTGCAACCGGGTAAATATTTAACTGATGAGATCACCAATAATGCGTTGGAGTTTTTGGACGAGCAGAATAATGAAAAGAAACCCTTCTTCTTATATCTGGCTTTCAATGCGCCGCACTGGCCCTTACAGGCTTTACCCGCAGACATAGACAAATATAAAGGGAAGTACAACATGGGTTGGGATTCACTCAGGCAGTTAAGGTATCAGGCTGCTATTAAAAAAGGACTCATTAACCCATCACAAAAAATAAGTAAACATGATGACCAGGTAAAACCATGGAATACGCTTACTTATGACGAGCAGCAGTACTGGCAGTTACGACAGGAGGTTTTCGCGGCTATGATAGATCATGTGGATCAGAGCATTGGTAGATTGAACGCTAAGTTGAAAGAACTGGGTAAGGATCAGAACACCTTGATCATTTTTATATCGGATAATGGAGCGCAAGGGGGTAACGGTTTACGTTTATACACCCAACGCACCACCGGCCCGGTAGGCACAGCGGGATCATATGAAACACAGAACAGTAACTGGTCGCAAACAGGTAATTCACCTCACCGCGCCTATAAAGATTCTCCGTATGAAGGTGGCATCAGCGCGCCGTTCATTGCCTGGTATCCAAAGCTTATACAACCAAACACGATCAAACAGGGCACAGCGCATTTGATTGATTTAGCTCCTACCTTTTATGAACTGGCGGGTGTTGCCTATCCGCAACAATACAACGGTGTGAAAAGTAACGCGCTTGCCGGGAAAAGCCTGGTGTCGTTGTTAGCCGGGAAAACAGAACAAGTGCAGCGTGGCGAGCCGCTGTTTTGGGAAAGAGCCGGTAAACAAGCTGTTAGAGATGGTAAATGGAAACTTATATTACCGGCAGGCACCAACCCCAAATATGAACTATACGATCTGGAAACAGACCGGGGCGAAAATAATGACCTTGCTGCCGCACACCCGGATATCGTGGCCAAGCTAAAAGCAGCTTACCGCGACTGGGCAGCTAAAAACGATGTAGTGGACTACAATATTTTAAGGCAACAACCGGTTACCGCACCATCAACAGATGCAAGACCTGGCAGACGTAATAACAATTGA
- a CDS encoding RagB/SusD family nutrient uptake outer membrane protein, protein MKKIIYTIGLGVALVASSSCRKLDEKPDALLVSSEFYKDQAQATAAVTAAYRKLYDSGQSLYNSLMQIGMEMATDDYEAGPRARNAHVRALSGLTHDSSNDRMEQLWKQSYDGINVANIAVDQIAVIDADKIDATIRTRLINEAKFLRALHYFNLVRWFGGVPLILHQPKDLSPESLYIAKSTEDEIYTQIIKDLKDAEALPLTYGAADIGRATSGAAKSLLSKVYLTHKDWELAALKSKEVIDGKQYKLFSDYADVFNVATKNGIEHIFSAQFKGNVGYQGNSLASRSAPADVPGINGDYADALHVQGGLYESFDNNDKRKVVTFVTQIVSPVNNNLYTLATPQFNKYYDPSVVGNQGQSSKNTPIIRYAEVLLIYAEALNEWKGTPTPEAYAAIDEVRVRAGISKLQDIAPSLSQSDFRDAVFQERRKELVFEYQRWFDLARRGADYYVKVLKAAGKTAAAPRHVHFPTPLREINLNPKLKQHPDWVGF, encoded by the coding sequence ATGAAAAAAATTATATACACCATTGGTTTAGGGGTTGCTCTGGTTGCATCATCATCGTGCAGGAAACTGGATGAGAAGCCCGATGCCTTATTGGTTTCCAGTGAATTTTATAAGGATCAGGCGCAGGCTACCGCGGCCGTTACTGCCGCTTACAGAAAACTTTACGACAGCGGACAATCGCTCTACAACAGTTTGATGCAGATAGGCATGGAGATGGCTACGGATGACTACGAGGCCGGTCCGCGTGCAAGGAACGCGCATGTTAGAGCATTATCAGGGCTGACGCACGATTCCTCTAATGACCGCATGGAACAGCTTTGGAAACAGAGTTACGACGGCATTAATGTGGCCAATATTGCAGTTGACCAGATAGCAGTGATTGATGCTGATAAAATTGACGCAACTATACGGACACGGTTGATCAACGAAGCTAAATTTCTGCGTGCGCTGCACTACTTTAACCTGGTTAGGTGGTTCGGCGGCGTTCCATTGATCTTGCATCAGCCGAAGGATCTTTCTCCGGAAAGCCTGTACATCGCAAAATCTACGGAGGACGAAATATATACTCAAATAATCAAAGATTTGAAAGACGCGGAAGCATTACCATTGACCTATGGCGCTGCTGATATCGGCAGGGCCACAAGCGGCGCTGCAAAAAGCCTGCTTTCAAAAGTGTATTTAACGCACAAAGACTGGGAACTGGCTGCCCTGAAGAGTAAAGAGGTTATAGATGGTAAGCAATACAAGTTGTTTAGTGATTATGCCGACGTGTTCAACGTAGCCACCAAAAATGGCATTGAACATATTTTTTCTGCCCAATTCAAAGGCAATGTGGGTTACCAGGGCAATAGCCTGGCAAGTAGGTCTGCGCCTGCGGATGTGCCGGGTATAAACGGCGACTATGCTGATGCTTTGCATGTACAGGGAGGCTTGTATGAGTCGTTTGATAACAACGATAAGCGTAAAGTAGTGACCTTTGTTACCCAGATAGTAAGCCCGGTCAACAACAATTTGTATACGTTGGCAACACCCCAGTTCAACAAATACTATGATCCATCTGTGGTGGGTAACCAGGGGCAATCGTCAAAAAACACACCCATTATCCGCTACGCTGAAGTATTGCTTATTTACGCGGAAGCGCTCAATGAGTGGAAAGGAACTCCTACGCCCGAGGCTTACGCCGCCATAGATGAGGTACGTGTACGTGCCGGTATCAGCAAGCTGCAAGATATTGCGCCGTCTCTTTCGCAGAGCGATTTCAGAGATGCGGTTTTTCAGGAACGCCGCAAGGAACTAGTATTTGAATACCAACGCTGGTTCGACCTGGCGCGCCGTGGTGCTGATTACTACGTAAAAGTGCTAAAGGCTGCCGGAAAAACAGCAGCAGCACCTCGCCATGTGCATTTCCCTACACCATTAAGGGAGATCAACCTGAATCCTAAACTTAAACAACACCCGGACTGGGTAGGCTTTTAA
- a CDS encoding SusC/RagA family TonB-linked outer membrane protein encodes MDLYFHANFFIKRRFLLTLVFTLLFLPFIVRAQITPTVNSRLNGKIIDAQTKERLPGATIAIKGVTNSTTTDAKGEFTLVSGQPFPYTVVVTYIGYLPKELVIDGSPVTISLDIDTKQLNDVVVVGYGTQKRADITGSVSSIGKTALQQPVTSFDQALKGAAPGVQVTQTTGQPGGGVSIRIRGGSSIQGGNEPLYVIDGFPIYNAGSTAGTLSGTPVNPLSSINPGDIESIDILKDASATAIYGSRGANGVVIVTTKKGKADRSSVTYEGNYGVQTLRKKVDVLNAHDFAILRNDALYDATPAKGRFQYLTQQQIDQLGDGTDWQGSAFRNAPTQNHQLTVSGGSAKVRYLISGNYQDQKGIIRNTDFKRYGLRANVDAHPFERLKISTALTLSKADANIAPNGIVNSLLIMPPTATIYDPNGGYTLRNPFENIFANPIATINEQINKSTTNRVLGTTFAEYKIIEGLNLKVLFGADVNTISEKKYIPNSIYEGSLTRGQAGRGSLESYSWLNENTLTYDKNWGDHTINVLGGFTQQSFSRENFTASSQNFVTDELGYNSLQGGSTLIAPTSDATRWDLQSYLGRVNYNYNRRYYLTASLRADGSSRFGKGNKWGYFPSAAASWNIGNEPFFENISKTVSDLKFRLSYGKTGNLEIGEYQSLATLATYSYLFGGNMITGFAPNRIGNDRLSWEKTDQYNAGLDIGFFDNRLQLNIDAYYKKTTNLLLNVQLPWTSGFDSSLQNFGSVENKGLELAVSSQNFTGAFKWNTQFNISFNRNKVLALGNGANTYITGNYIIQVGQPLGNFFGSVTNGILQTGEEASKGKYTGSATPKPGDRLYKDINGDGTFTTAADKAIIGNAQPDFLAGLTNTFSYKGFDLLIFLQGAYGNQILNTNRQNLELFTGQQNAAASALDRWTPANPSQTIPRAKLDPAPVFSDRFIEDGSFLRLKNVNLTYNLPRTFAAKIGLSNASIYVSGQNLITWTKYTGFDPEVTSGSNVSPGTDAGIYPVAKSYFVGVRLGF; translated from the coding sequence ATGGATTTATATTTCCATGCCAACTTTTTTATAAAGCGGCGATTTCTATTAACGCTCGTTTTCACGCTTTTATTTTTACCTTTTATTGTCCGCGCTCAGATCACACCAACTGTTAATTCACGGCTTAACGGTAAAATAATCGACGCGCAGACCAAAGAGCGTCTTCCCGGCGCCACCATCGCCATCAAAGGAGTTACCAACAGCACCACAACGGATGCCAAAGGTGAGTTTACCTTAGTGTCAGGTCAGCCATTTCCTTATACCGTTGTCGTGACTTACATCGGTTACCTGCCGAAAGAACTGGTGATAGACGGCAGTCCGGTAACCATAAGTTTGGATATTGATACCAAACAACTGAACGATGTGGTTGTGGTAGGCTATGGTACGCAAAAACGTGCAGATATAACGGGTTCTGTTTCCTCTATCGGTAAAACGGCGTTGCAACAACCGGTTACCTCATTTGACCAGGCTTTAAAAGGAGCAGCACCCGGCGTGCAGGTAACACAAACAACAGGCCAGCCCGGCGGTGGTGTGAGTATTCGCATACGTGGCGGCAGTTCTATACAAGGCGGTAACGAGCCTTTATATGTGATAGACGGGTTCCCGATCTATAATGCAGGATCTACCGCAGGTACGCTGAGCGGAACGCCTGTTAATCCGCTAAGCAGTATCAATCCCGGCGATATTGAAAGCATTGACATTTTGAAGGATGCTTCCGCAACAGCTATTTATGGCTCGCGTGGTGCTAATGGGGTCGTGATCGTCACCACTAAAAAAGGAAAAGCCGACAGAAGTTCTGTTACTTATGAAGGTAACTATGGTGTTCAGACACTGAGAAAAAAGGTGGATGTGCTTAACGCACATGATTTTGCGATTCTGCGCAACGATGCGCTTTATGATGCAACGCCTGCGAAAGGCAGGTTTCAATACCTCACCCAGCAACAGATCGATCAGCTGGGCGATGGTACAGACTGGCAGGGTTCGGCTTTCCGCAACGCGCCAACGCAAAATCACCAGCTAACGGTTAGCGGCGGCAGCGCGAAGGTTCGTTATCTTATTTCGGGGAATTACCAGGATCAAAAGGGTATCATAAGAAATACCGATTTTAAAAGATATGGACTAAGAGCCAATGTTGATGCACATCCATTTGAAAGGCTGAAAATAAGTACTGCACTTACTTTGAGTAAAGCGGATGCCAATATCGCTCCCAATGGCATTGTTAACAGCTTATTGATCATGCCGCCAACCGCCACCATTTATGATCCTAACGGTGGTTACACGCTTCGTAACCCGTTTGAGAATATATTTGCCAATCCTATCGCAACCATTAATGAGCAAATTAACAAATCAACCACCAACCGCGTTCTGGGTACCACGTTTGCAGAATACAAGATCATTGAAGGGCTAAATCTTAAGGTTTTGTTTGGTGCAGATGTAAACACGATCTCAGAGAAAAAGTACATTCCAAATAGTATTTATGAAGGCAGCCTTACACGCGGTCAGGCCGGAAGAGGGTCGTTAGAGAGCTATTCCTGGTTGAACGAAAACACCTTGACGTATGATAAAAACTGGGGCGATCATACCATAAATGTATTGGGTGGCTTTACACAGCAGAGCTTCTCACGCGAGAATTTTACCGCTTCTTCGCAGAACTTTGTGACGGATGAACTGGGCTATAATTCACTGCAAGGTGGGTCTACGCTGATCGCACCAACATCTGATGCTACCCGTTGGGATCTGCAATCTTACCTGGGCAGGGTAAATTATAATTACAACCGCCGCTATTATCTAACCGCAAGTTTACGTGCCGACGGTTCCTCCCGTTTTGGTAAAGGCAACAAGTGGGGCTATTTCCCATCCGCAGCCGCGTCCTGGAACATCGGAAATGAACCGTTTTTCGAGAACATCAGCAAAACGGTCAGCGATCTGAAATTCAGGTTGAGTTACGGCAAGACAGGTAACCTTGAAATTGGTGAGTATCAATCATTGGCAACGCTGGCAACCTATAGCTACCTGTTCGGCGGTAATATGATCACCGGCTTTGCGCCTAACCGGATAGGTAACGACAGACTTAGCTGGGAAAAAACCGATCAATACAATGCAGGATTGGATATCGGCTTCTTTGATAACCGCCTTCAACTGAACATTGATGCTTATTATAAAAAAACCACTAATCTGCTGTTGAACGTTCAATTGCCATGGACATCAGGCTTTGATTCCTCTTTACAGAACTTTGGTTCTGTTGAAAATAAAGGTTTGGAACTGGCAGTTAGTTCACAAAACTTCACGGGCGCGTTTAAGTGGAACACCCAATTCAATATTTCCTTCAACCGCAACAAGGTGCTGGCTCTTGGGAATGGTGCAAATACTTATATAACGGGCAATTACATTATACAGGTAGGACAACCTCTCGGTAATTTCTTTGGCAGCGTCACAAACGGCATATTACAGACCGGAGAGGAAGCCAGCAAAGGGAAATACACAGGTAGTGCAACGCCTAAACCAGGTGACAGGCTTTATAAAGATATTAATGGCGATGGCACCTTCACCACAGCTGCTGATAAAGCCATTATTGGCAACGCGCAACCCGATTTTCTGGCGGGTTTAACCAATACATTTTCTTACAAAGGTTTTGACTTGCTTATTTTTCTGCAAGGCGCTTATGGCAACCAGATCTTAAACACCAACAGGCAAAACCTCGAGCTGTTTACGGGGCAGCAAAACGCCGCCGCCTCTGCACTTGACCGCTGGACACCTGCTAATCCGAGCCAGACTATACCCCGTGCCAAGCTTGACCCCGCTCCGGTTTTCTCCGATCGTTTTATTGAAGACGGCTCGTTCTTGAGATTAAAAAATGTAAATCTTACCTATAATCTGCCAAGAACCTTTGCAGCAAAAATCGGCCTGAGCAACGCTTCCATTTATGTGTCAGGGCAAAATTTGATCACCTGGACCAAGTATACCGGCTTCGATCCTGAGGTTACCTCGGGCAGCAATGTTTCACCTGGAACAGATGCCGGAATTTACCCGGTGGCTAAAAGTTATTTCGTTGGCGTAAGGCTTGGTTTCTAA